Proteins from a genomic interval of Streptomyces sp. NBC_01445:
- a CDS encoding APC family permease: MSAHTAPPAGEEGQPPAGEDTLRRSLGFRDLVVYGLLFIAPMAPVGVFGTLDAKSHGAVALVYVVATVAMAFTAFSYAQMVRVAPQAGSVFTYARVGLGEAPGFIAGWMAMLDYLLIPAVAYLFSGIAMNALVPSVSRWVWTALAVIITTLLNLWGVRAAARAGFAVLAMEIAVLLVFLASAIVVLVRDGAERGWLSPLTGDGSQGAFALSAVVGAVSVAVLSYLGFDAIVSFAEEVTGGSAKVARAVLFCLALAGVLFIAQTYLVALLEPVSSAELAADPAKQGAAFYDAIDVSVGRWLHDLVAVSKAIGAAFAALAGQAAAGRLLFAMARDRRLPKALSRTDSGVPRVALLCAAVVTLVAAVWAARRDDGLDHLVSVVDIGALTAFVLLHASVVGWFVVRRGAGTFSWWRHLIVPVLGAAVTVAVIVEASGTAQVVGAIWLAVGLVVLVAQRGRRGERVV; encoded by the coding sequence ATGTCCGCCCACACCGCTCCACCAGCCGGAGAAGAGGGACAGCCGCCCGCGGGAGAGGACACGCTGCGGCGCAGCCTCGGCTTCCGGGACCTCGTCGTCTACGGGCTCCTGTTCATCGCCCCGATGGCCCCCGTAGGCGTCTTCGGCACCCTCGACGCCAAGTCGCACGGTGCTGTCGCACTGGTCTATGTCGTCGCGACCGTCGCGATGGCGTTCACCGCGTTCAGCTACGCGCAGATGGTGCGGGTCGCCCCGCAGGCCGGCTCGGTCTTCACCTACGCGCGCGTGGGGCTCGGTGAGGCGCCGGGGTTCATCGCCGGGTGGATGGCGATGCTCGACTACCTGCTCATCCCGGCGGTCGCCTATCTCTTCTCCGGGATCGCGATGAACGCGCTGGTGCCGTCGGTGTCGCGCTGGGTGTGGACGGCGCTGGCCGTGATCATCACGACGCTCCTGAACCTGTGGGGCGTGCGGGCGGCGGCCCGGGCCGGCTTCGCGGTCCTGGCGATGGAGATCGCCGTGCTGCTCGTGTTCCTCGCGTCGGCGATCGTCGTACTCGTACGCGACGGGGCGGAGCGCGGCTGGCTGTCGCCGCTGACAGGGGACGGCTCGCAGGGCGCGTTCGCACTGTCGGCGGTCGTCGGCGCGGTGTCCGTGGCCGTGCTGTCGTATCTGGGCTTCGACGCGATCGTGTCGTTCGCGGAGGAGGTCACGGGCGGCTCGGCGAAGGTGGCGCGGGCGGTGCTGTTCTGTCTGGCGCTCGCGGGTGTCCTGTTCATCGCGCAGACGTATCTCGTAGCGCTGCTCGAACCGGTGTCGTCGGCGGAGCTCGCCGCGGACCCGGCCAAGCAGGGGGCCGCGTTCTACGACGCGATCGACGTGTCGGTCGGCAGGTGGCTGCACGACCTGGTGGCGGTCAGCAAGGCGATCGGCGCGGCGTTCGCGGCACTGGCCGGGCAGGCGGCGGCCGGGCGGCTGCTGTTCGCGATGGCCCGCGACCGGCGGCTGCCGAAGGCGCTGTCGCGGACGGACTCCGGGGTGCCGCGGGTCGCGCTGCTGTGCGCGGCGGTGGTGACGCTGGTGGCGGCGGTCTGGGCGGCCCGCAGGGACGACGGCCTCGACCATCTGGTCTCGGTGGTCGACATCGGCGCTCTCACGGCGTTCGTGCTGCTGCACGCGAGCGTGGTGGGCTGGTTCGTGGTGCGGCGCGGCGCGGGGACGTTCAGCTGGTGGCGGCATCTGATCGTGCCGGTGCTCGGCGCGGCCGTCACGGTCGCTGTGATCGTGGAGGCGTCGGGCACGGCCCAGGTGGTGGGCGCGATCTGGCTGGCGGTGGGGCTCGTGGTGCTGGTGGCGCAGAGGGGGCGGCGGGGCGAGCGGGTGGTCTGA